The following proteins come from a genomic window of Micromonas commoda chromosome 2, complete sequence:
- a CDS encoding mitochondrial carrier family (iron import carrier (MRS3/4)) yields MLSGALAGTTEHCAMFPLDTIKTRMQTATTSAVAGATLGGSTVPSHGVVRSHGVAGLYRGVAAVGIGAGPAHALYFATYEHMKRHLASDDGRHHPFHHAFAGACATVVGDAVQTPVDTVKQRLQMHNSPYNGVWDCVKRTLNAGGVRALYRSYPTTLAMNVPFTAIHFTAYESSKIALRDLTNGGKDVEEESFFTQFTAGGLAGGLAAGITTPLDVVKTRMQTHCEVAECEMSNFWAVLRTIAKEEGAWALTRGLGPRVLFHIPAGAISWGTYEAGKRMLGITGGGHHH; encoded by the exons ATGCtcagcggcgcgctcgcggggacCACCGAGCACTGCGCCATGTTCCCCCTGGACACCATCAAGACCCGCATGCAGACCGCGaccacctccgcggtggccggcgcgacgctcgggggATCCACCGTCCCATCGCA cggcgtcgtccgctcgcacggcgtcgccggtctctaccgcggcgtcgccgccgtgggcatcggcgccggcccCGCGCACGCCCTCTACTTCGCCACGTACGAGCACATGAAGCGTCATCTGGCGTCTGACGACGGCAGGCACCACCCGTTTCACCACGCATTCGCCGGAGCTTGCGCGACCGTagtgggcgacgcggtgcagACGCCCGTGGACACCGTCAAGCAGCGGCTGCAGATGCACAACTCGCCGTACAACGGGGTGTGGGACTGCGTCAAGCGGACCCTAAACGCCGGCGGGGTTCGAGCGCTGTACCGATCGTACCCGACTACGCTGGCGATGAACGTCCCGTTCACCGCCATCCACTTCACCGCGTACGAGAGCTCGAAAATCGCGCTGAGGGACTTGACCAACGGCGGgaaggacgtcgaggaggagagctTCTTCACGCAGTTCACCGCGGGGGGTTTAGCGGgtgggctcgccgcggggatcaCCACtccgctcgacgtcgtcaagaCTCGCATGCAGACGCACTGCGAGGTTGCGGAGTGCGAGATGTC CAACTTTTGGGCGGTGCTCCGAACgatcgccaaggaggagggcgcgtgGGCGCTGACGCGGGGGCTGGGTCCGAGGGTGCTGTTTCACatacccgcgggcgccatctCGTGGGGGACGTACGAGGCTGGTAAGAGGATGCTGGGCATCACGGGGGGTGGCCACCACCATTAG